In the Bos mutus isolate GX-2022 chromosome 15, NWIPB_WYAK_1.1, whole genome shotgun sequence genome, cggaatgaagcagggcaaaggcaaatagagttttgccaagagaacacactggtcatagcaaacaccctcttccaacagcacaagagaagactctacacatggacatcaccagatggtcaacaccaaaatcagattgattatattctttgcagccaaagatggagaagctgtatacagtcagcaaaaacaagaccaggagctgactgtggctcagatcatgaactccttattgccaaactcagacttaaattgaagaaagtaaggaaaaccactagaccattcacgtatgacctaaaccaaatcccttatgattatacagtggaagtgagaaatagatttaagggactagatctgatagatagagtgcctgatgaactatggaatgaggttcatgacattgtactggagacagggatcaagaccatccccatggaaaagacatgcaaaaaagcaaaatggctgtctggggagggcttacaaatagctgtgaaaataagagaagcgaaaagcaaaaggaaagatataagcatctgaatgcagagttccaaagaatagcaagaagagataagaaagccttcctcagtgatcaatgcaaagaaatagaggaaaacaaaagaatgggaaagactagggatctcttcaaggaagtcagagataccaagggaacatttcatgcaaagatgggctcaataaaggacagaaatggtatggacctaacagaagcagaagatattaagaagaggtggcaagaatacacagaagaactgtacaaaaaagatcttcacaaccaagataatcacaatggtgtgatcactgacctagagccagacatcctggaatgtgaagtcaagggggccttagaaagcatcactacaaacaaagctagtggaggtgatggaattccagtggagctatttcaaatcctgaaagatgatgctgtgaaagtgctgcactcaatatgccagcaaatttggaaaagtcagcagtggccacaggactggaaaaggtcagttttcattccaatcccaaagaaaggcgatgccaaagaatgttcaaactactgcccaattgcactcatctcacaccctagtcaagtaatgctcaaaattctccaagccaggcttcagcaatatgtgaaccatgaacttccagatgtcaagctggttttagaaaaggcagaagacccagagatcaaattgtcaacatctgctggatcatggaaaaagcaagagagttccagaaaaacatctatttctgctttattgactatgccaaagcctttgactgtgtggatcacaataaactgtggaaaattctgaaagagatgggcataccagaccacctgacctgcctcttgagaaatttgtatgcaggtcaggaagcaacagttagaactagacatggaacaacagactggttccaaataggaaaaggagtacatcaaggctataatttgtcaccccgcttatttaacttctatgcagagtgcatcatgagaaacgctggacaggaagaagcacaagctggaatcaagattgccgggagaaatatcaatcacctcagatatgcagatgacaccacccttatggcagaaagtgaagaggaactcaaaagcttcttgatgaaggtgaaagaggagagtgaaaaagttggcttaaagctcaacattcagaaaacgaagatcatggcatctggtcccatcacttcatggcaaatagatggggaaacagtggaaacagtgtcagactttattttggggggctccaaaatcactgcagatggtgatgcagccatgaaattaaaagacgcttactccttggaaggaaagttatgaccaacctagatagcatattgaaaagcagagacattactttgccaacaaaggtctgtccagtcaaggctatggtttttccagtggtcaggtatggatgtgagagttggactgtgaagaaagctgagcactgaagaattgatgcttttgaactgtggtgttagagaagactcttgagagtcccttggactgcaagaagatccaaccagtccattctgaaggagatcagccctgggatttctttggaaggaatgatgctaaagctgaaactccagtactttggccaccttatgtgaagagttgactcactggaaaagactctgatgctaggagggatttggggcaggaggaaaaggggacgacagaagatgagatggctggatggcatcaccgactcgatggacatgagtttgagtgaactccgggagttggtgatggacagggaggcctggagtgctgcgattcatggggtcgcagagtcggacatgactgagtgactgtactgactGACTGAAGGTAAGCAGGAGAGAATGGGAATGCACATGGTACCTGAAATATGATAAAAAAGTCAGGTAGGACAAGATGAAGTCAGAAGTTGACAAAGtacatatgaaaaaagaatacacattttcacttaaaatgtgcccatacacacactaacacacacacacaagtcattGTTAACTTTTTTGattcattaaaaagaaggaaagaactaTGAGACATTCATGCTCCAGAGAACTGACATTAGATAAGTAACGAGATCTGGCAGAGCTAAGGGAGATAGCCCTATTCACTCAACTATAAGAATCGAAGTTTTGAAGCCAACTTCTACATCACCATGAGAGATATATCCATGGCACAAAACCAGTTTGAACTGTGTCAGGTGGAACTAAGTGATCTAACATATAGCAAATTATTAAGCAATTAAACTGAGAGCCACTGAAAATGATTAcagtaaaatttatttctcttttttcttataactaacatacaatattatattagttttaggtatacaacatagtgatttgttATTTTTACACATTACAAAATAATCACCATGGTAAGTCTAGGTATCATCTGTCACCATGCagagttattacaatattattggctatatttcctacactgtgcattacatttattttatagatgaaattttttatttcttaatgccCTTTATCTACCTCACCTGTTCctaccctcacacacacacacacacacacacacacacacacacaacacacaatgCTCATCCCTTCTGACAGTAACCAAAAATcaggtgttggcaaggatgtggagaaaaggggacccttgcgcactattggtgggaatgtaaattgctgcagCTACAATGTACAAAAGTTGACAAGTCCCtctcaaaaaaactaagaatagaactaccatacgatccagaaattccacttctgggtatttatccaaagaaaaggaagacactaattcaaaaagatagatgCACACTTATGtacattgcagcattatttacaatagcccagaTATGGAAGCAGCCTGAGTGTCCATCTAtacataaatggataaagaaaatgtggttatGTATAAAAAACTATTATgcaggcattttttaaaagaacaaaattttgccatttgcaacaagtTAGACCTAGAGGACATGCTAAGtcaaagaagtcagacagagaagagacaaatactacatgatttcacttatatgtgaaatctaaaaagcaagaccaacaaacaaaacataacagaagcaaactcatagaaacaggttttctttatttgaaaaataatatcacTCTAGTTAAGCTCTTGTTAACTATGGCTTGACAAGTCCCTCTCGCATTTTACCTCTTATAACCTCCTGAGCAGTTTCTGGATTCCCTGCTTGATCTCCTTGGTTCTCACACCATAAACAATGGGGTTCAGAGCTGGGGGGATGAGGTGGTGCAGGATGTTGAGCAGGATGGGGACATCTGGGGGAATCCTCTTCCTGGCCAGGTTAGTGATGACTAGGACCAGCAGGACTGTGCTGAAGAAGAGGATGAGGATGAAGTGGGAACCACAGGTGCTCAGGGCCTTGGCAGCAGCTCCCTCAGCTTTAATCCTTAGCACAGCTTTCAGGATAAAAGAGTAGGAGAGAATGATAAGGATGAGGTCAGAGCCCAGTAGGGTCCAGCCTGCCACAAACTGGTAGAGCCGATTGAAGGTGATGTCATCACAGGAGAGTTTGGACACAGACAGGTTAGTGCAGATGCAGTTCTTGATGATGTTCTCCGCACAGTATCTCAGTCGGGAAGAAAGTATGGGGATAGGCATAGTAAGAAGGCCATTCCGGGCCACAACAAAAATGGCAGCCCTAGCTACAAATTGGTCAGTGATAATGGACGGGTACCTTAATGggtggcagatggccacatagcggtcataggccatgaccATGAATGTACAGGACTCCATGGTCAGGAAGCTATTCATGATAAACATCTGGAAGAAGCAGCCTGAGAAACTGATGGCTTTATTGTCAAACCAGAAGATGGCCAGGACCTTGGGGATGACAGTGAGGCAGAGCACCATGTCCAGCAGGGAGAGGAGGCTGAGCAGGTAGTACATGGGCTCATGCAGAGAGGCCTCCAGCCGGATGGTGACCAGGAGGGTGGCGTTGGCCCCCATggccaggaggaagaggagagtgagGGGCAGGGACAGCCAGTGCTGCCAGCTCTGGTAGTTAGGGAAGCAGATGAGGAGAAATTCTGAGACTGGAGCAGTGGTGTAGTTGCTGGGTAATCCCATGTAATCCTGATCACAGCTGAGCCTTTGGAAAACCTGAAAGACAAGAGTAAACCCATTCCAACAACATGACTACCTATGGgaaagtaatttattttccaaagaaccactgaaaaattataataatggaGTGAGTATTTTATAAGTATAAGCACATCACATTTTTTAGCacatcactttttaaatataaacccatttattctattaaaattctacaaataaaatgATAGTAAAATGACCATATTTCCACTTTAGCTTGAATAATTCCCATTTATACCCCTTCTCACTGTTCACATTTTCCCAACTTCTGAATCTTAAATCTGAATTTACAGCTGAAGCTCTTAGCCACTAAAATTTCTGCCTCTATTTACAAAAACACTTACATAGGCCTTGATGCTGGATCAGCATAGGCCCCATGAATCCTATTCTTGTCCTTCCAGCAAGAGAGGACAATACAGGCAAAGCAGAAATCAGGCCTATGTGCCTCACCAGAAAATACTAGCCTTTAGAATTATGACtatcattttacagaaaatagcACCTTAAAgagttctaaaaagaaaaattttgcaataagaatgTATGGAAAAGTCTCCTGATGCAAGCagttgagagaagaaaaagaaattgtagGCGTCAatgtttgtgcatgctaagtactttcagtcgtatctgactcttagttctccagtctcctctgtccaagggattctccaggcaagaatactggagtgggtcgccatgcccacctccaggggattttcccaacccaaagatggaacccaggacttctgcattgcaggtggattcttcactgctgagccaccagggaagccccttagagtCAACAGTTTGGGTTTAAAGGTACTATTATAGGAGTAAGTGATAGCAGCACATGCTGTATTTATCTGACCACACATGGATTCCCCATCATTCACAAACACAGATAAACAGATTTCCATGTGTTCCTGGCCTGGTACACTATAACCACTTATGAATAAATCTAAGATAATTATGAGATCACCTTATAAATGGTTGTCATACTAAAACTTAGAACATTGGTTGATGGGCCCCAggacattttgttgttttttagtttgtttcttgGGCTgtaccacacagcatgcaggtgTCCAGGAATGTATTTATGTAATTCCCTGTCCAGGGATGAAAGCTGCATCCCCTACAGtaagcacagagccttaaccattgaatggtcagggaagtccctgtttttaaTACTCTGAGGAATCCCAAACTCAGCCAATTTTTATCAACAATGGCAGTGTTCCTAATGAGTTTTGGACCCTCCTCAGCTTCCCTCTCCTTTATGAGAAAGCAGAAGCTTGTTCTTTCAAACTAAGAAGTAAATGTGAATATCTAATGGCAAATTTCAAAGCTGAAAGAAACAAATTTGCTCTTCTGTTTTGCCTCATATGTTATCACTTTCCAGACAACCTATAGCAGCACTTATAGAAATACAATGTGGGCCACATGcacaattttaaatttctagtagCCAGCttgaaaaatttaaaggaaacatgtgaagttaattttaataatatgttattttactcaaaatatccaaaatattattacTTTAACATTTAatcaatatgctgctgctactgctgctgctgctaagtcacttcagtcgtgtccgactctgtgcaaccccatagatggcagcccaccaggctcccccgtccctgggattctccaggcaagaacactggaatgggttgccatttccttctccaatgcatgaaagtgaaaagagaaagtgaagtcgctcagtcgtgtccgactcttcatgaccccatggactgcaacctaccaggctcccccgtccatgggattttccaggcaagagtactggagtggggtgccattgccttctccagtaatcaATATAAGAAACTGTTAAAGAGCTGTTttacattatttgttttttgtatgaaatgtttaaaattaagtgTGCATTTTACACTCACAGCATATCTCAATTCTGACTGGGCACTGGCTACTGGATTGGACATCAATGTCTAGAGTTTAGGGAAAACtgtatgtttctctctctctctcttttttttttttttttttttgcttgaactATGGTTTGCTCTTGGTGTTGGTCATATGGCATTTATGGTTCCTGGATTATATATGGGAACTTCTTTCATTTGGTTCTATTTCTGGGTCAGCTCAAAattatagcttttattttctttttcagtacaCCCCATCAAGTTTCCTTTAGAGATTTCCTAGAAAAGTGATCCTTCAGCTTCATGATGGGAACACCTCCTTTAGGACAGAGATAATCCACACCTCCAGAGCTCTCACCTTAGATAAAACAGACATACCAGAGACTAGGGCTTCCCAGCAACCCTAATCTCCCTGATTCAGACTAGATATCAACTTCCTCCCATCCTCCCTAAACCAGtgatgttatttcatttttttagaatCAGTGTCACTATTCAGTAAAGAATGCCAAAATGTCCAGATATCTCTAAATCTGGTCCTAGGAACACCATTCTTTCATATAAGATATATTTGGAAGCTGGAACTAGGTTTTGTTAACAAAACATGGCAAAAGAGCTAAGGTTCAAAAGGCAGAATTGGACTTAAAACAGCTATAACTTCAGATATAAATCAAGATAGAAACTCTTTATTGTGTTCATCAAACTATACGAACTTACCAGATTCCAATTACCgtaaggaaataaatatatttctataaactCATCTGCTTTGTTTCCAGTTGGTTGTTGTGTTCTTTTCCCTGGATCAGTGAACTGAAAATATTGACTCTGCACACAGTGTCAAGTCCTCTGGAGAGCATGAAGGCTCGAGCAATAGAAAAGCTCTTCTGTCTTAGCTAGAGAAGTAGGAAAAAGCACTGGGGAACACAGCAGAATGAAATAGGAAGGCAAGGCAGGAGTAATCAAGGCAGCTGAGATTACTGGTACTTTCTCTTCTGGTGCTTCTAGAGCAATCTTCAAGAGCAGGGGCTGAATTACAGTTGAAAATATAAACTCTTGCTCTCTAGTTGCCACAGGAAATAATGAATGTATAAATTTAGTTCAAGAACACTTACTCAGACATCTCAGTGGATAATACACAGCTTACACTAGAAACACTTTGCTCCCATTTGAAAGCTGTGATGCACCACATTTTTGGAAAGTGGTAGACTGATTATGCAGAACCAGACCCGCTTTAGTTCTACTAGAAgaatttcttctctctgtttatATTGAATACCTGAAGTTCTACATGCCTCACCATTCCCATCTTAATGATCTTCCCAGACACAAACCAGACCTACCAGCTTGAGGAGACTGAACTGTGAGCTGCTGTTATTTATGACTGCTTGCTGCACCTTCTGGTCCAGCCCTCTGGAGGATCCGGAGGCTATTTTTACCTCCATGAACTCTACTCTGTCCCTTTTTTCCCACAGCCCACAGTGGGGCTAAGACCATTTTAGACATCTGAACCTAGAGCATAGGCACATTTCTtgtgaagggaaggagaggaggagaaaaaaaaaaatggtgaaggaGGAATGGGATAAAAGGAGGGGGAGAACATGGActggagaaaacacacacataaaaacactCAATGTGGGAGTTGTGACAAATAGGTAGAGAGTTGAACCAGGAAGACTTGTGGGGAAACTGGGGCAGTCTACATAAGGAgtataaatgtttgaaaaataaacattcaagaCTGAGGACAGAGAGAAATGTATTTCAGACATTAAGTGTACTCTTAGAAAAGTTACATTTAGATGAGAATTTaactttgttgtcattgttcagtcactaagtcatgtccaactctttgtgtccctatggactgcagcacaccaagcttccctatctttcactatctcccagagtttgctcaaactcatgtccattgagtcggaatATTATCCGTTAAAGAGGGTCATTTCTTCTTATGCACTCTGATTATGGTGAATGCATGCAAATGGGCATAAAGTGTAATGTGCTTCAGATGTATTACTTCCCCCTATTACCTACTGTACAGTGGCTTaaatggaagttcagttcagttcagtcactcagtcgtgtctgactctttgtgaccccatgaatcgtagcacgccaggcctccctgtccatcaccaactcccggagttcactcagactcacatccattgagtcagtgatgccatccagccatatcatactctgttgtccccttctcctcctgcccccaatccctcccagcatcagagtcttttccaatgagttaactcttcgcatgaggtggccaaagtactggagtttcagctttagcatcatttcctccaaagaaatcccagggctgatctccttcagaatggactggttggatctccttgcagtccaagggactctcaagagtcttctccaacaccacagttcaaaagcatcaattcttcggcgctctgctttcttcagagtccaactctcacatccatacctgaccacagaaaaaaccatagccttgactagacggacctttgttggcaaagtaatgtctctgcttttcaatatgctatctaggttggtcataactttccttccaaggagtaagcgtctttaatttcatggctgcagtcaccatctgcagtgattttggagcccaaaaaaataaagtctgacactgtttccactgtttccccatctatttcccatgaagtgatgggactggatgctatgatcttcgttttctgaatggaaGTAGGAAAGGACAAATGAAGTATTTAGTATTAATGATAGGACAATAAGGGCATTAAAATCTGACTCACTCactgggttggagaaggcaatggcaacccactccagtactcttgcctggaaaatcccatggagggaggagcctggtggactgtagtccatggggccgctaagagtcggacacgactgagcaacttcactttcacttttcactttcatgcattggggaaggaaatggcatctcagtccagtgttcttgcctgaagaatcccagggacggggaagcctggtgggctgctgtctgtggggctgcaaagagtcggacacgactgaagcaacttagcagcagcagcagcactcactGGGTGACTATAAGCTTCATCTGAATACATGCAGAAACAAAAGGGAAATGCCTTAGAAAGCTTCTGGGTACCAGCAAGAGGAGTGAGGGAGCTGGAGATGATGCTGAGATACAGTCTGTCTTTCCCACCTTACCTGAATTCCAGGACTATGTTTGCAACTGTGTATTTTAGGTGACGGAGTATAGCTGGACACTGTAAACCTAACTCTACGTCTTCTGAAGGGAACCTTGGGTTGGATATCAGCTTCATCCCATCTGACAATGCTAGTACTGACCATAAGTAAAGCTTAGGGGTAGAGATAACGCTGCTATACTTCATTCTTCCAACTCTGCCACCTCTTTCTGAACAGAAACTGGGATCCCAGGGGCATCTGCTACTACCTGGTTAATGTATTGTCAGCATGCCAGAATCAAAAATCCTCACTCAGGAAGAGTCTAAACTAGGAAAGATAATCAAtcaaagaaaggagaaatcatGACAGATAGGATGGAGGCAGACAAAGGTGATAACAACAGTGAATGATACCATCACTCTTTTCTACTGAGAATATTTCAGAAGCAAAGAATAA is a window encoding:
- the LOC102280303 gene encoding olfactory receptor 56A4 — protein: MGLPSNYTTAPVSEFLLICFPNYQSWQHWLSLPLTLLFLLAMGANATLLVTIRLEASLHEPMYYLLSLLSLLDMVLCLTVIPKVLAIFWFDNKAISFSGCFFQMFIMNSFLTMESCTFMVMAYDRYVAICHPLRYPSIITDQFVARAAIFVVARNGLLTMPIPILSSRLRYCAENIIKNCICTNLSVSKLSCDDITFNRLYQFVAGWTLLGSDLILIILSYSFILKAVLRIKAEGAAAKALSTCGSHFILILFFSTVLLVLVITNLARKRIPPDVPILLNILHHLIPPALNPIVYGVRTKEIKQGIQKLLRRL